Proteins from one Belonocnema kinseyi isolate 2016_QV_RU_SX_M_011 chromosome 8, B_treatae_v1, whole genome shotgun sequence genomic window:
- the LOC117178151 gene encoding uncharacterized protein LOC117178151, producing the protein MAEFVIKAKRSRAPNFTKSEIEVFTSLLPVYKNIIESKRTDTQTRNEKAGGWNALCDEFNTQSTVYFRSVENLKSLWDNLKKGARRAARHSRAERNKPGEGEINRNGDPSLTDQKVISIMGPSVVGLFNQFDGDANVPSEVHSDVELSEIEFSAVPEPEPSVVFTYKEEALETSDPLSPSPKIIFPPASPIKSSTGVQNTSKEKWGEYLPKILYNRKSDDLRVNLCVGGSAKEKPERPSFSATSTSASSGSEKDVRNRTISEEDETVQHCKRRRPVLRENVEAKELVKAKVELVRCYKQRLEDESKRRQELHEVDMRKKMKEVELLDLQVLKLKKELGLK; encoded by the exons ATGGCGGAATTTGTTATAAAGGCAAAACGTTCTCGAGCTCCCAATTTTACAAAATCGGAAATAGAAGTTTTTACATCATTACTcccagtttataaaaatataatagaaagtAAAAGGACCGACACGCAGACCCGGAATGAAAAGGCAGGAGGCTGGAACGCACTGTGTGATGAGTTCAACACTCAATCGACAGTGTATTTTCGTtctgtggaaaatttgaaatctctGTGGGATAACTTAAAGAAAGGTGCTCGCAGGGCCGCCAGACACAGTAGAGCTGAAAGGAACAAGCCAG GTGAAGGCGAAATAAATAGAAATGGAGATCCTTCACTCACTGACCAAAAGGTGATCAGCATCATGGGACCATCTGTTGTGGGACTTTTCAACCAGTTCGATGGAGATGCAAATGTTCCAAGTGAAGTACATTCTGATGTAGAGCTCA GTGAAATCGAATTTTCCGCCGTGCCTGAACCTGAGCCAAGCGTAGTTTTTACTTACAAGGAAGAG GCACTCGAAACATCAGATCCGCTAAGTCCATccccaaaaattatatttccaccAGCATCCCCTATAAAATCATCCACAGGTGTCCAGAATACTTCGAAGGAGAAATGGGGCGAATACTTGCCGAAAATCCTATATAATAGGAAATCGGATGATCTGCGAGTGAATTTGTGTGTTGGTGGCTCAGCAAAAGAAAAGCCTGAGCGACCTAGTTTCTCTGCAACTTCGACATCTGCCTCTTCTGGGAGTGAAAAGGATGTGCGGAACCGAACAATTTCCGAGGAAGATGAAACGGTACAACATTGCAAGAGACGGCGGCCCGTTTTACGTGAGAATGTAGAAGCAAAGGAGCTTGTGAAAGCCAAAGTGGAACTGGTCAGATGTTACAAGCAAAGATTGGAGGATGAGAGCAAACGGCGCCAGGAACTTCATGAAGtggatatgagaaaaaaaatgaaagaggTCGAGCTATTGGATCTTCAGGTgctgaaattaaaaaaggaattaggGCTCAAATAA